A genomic region of Terriglobales bacterium contains the following coding sequences:
- a CDS encoding ParB/RepB/Spo0J family partition protein: protein MITEKRKALGRGLESLLPSSQPVAAVGVAAPEQQGDGVREIPLEQIERNPYQTRNHTREAALDELAASIAASGVVQPIVVRRVEGGRFQIIAGERRWLASARAGKTAIPAIVKQVSNEQALEMTIIENLQREDLNPMEHARAFERLSNEFGLTQEEMARRTGKDRASIGNYMRLLKLPVTVQVEVESGALSFGHAKVLMSAPDAETMERLAAKVIVEGLSVRALEELVFRIEHPVEKQKKERAVDPNVRQAERDMQASLGMKVRIVDRKGRGKIVIEYGSLDDFDRVVTALAGK, encoded by the coding sequence ATGATCACGGAGAAACGCAAGGCGCTGGGACGCGGACTGGAGTCGCTGCTGCCGTCGTCACAACCTGTCGCGGCGGTTGGGGTGGCGGCACCGGAACAGCAGGGTGACGGCGTGCGCGAAATTCCGCTGGAGCAGATCGAGCGCAATCCTTACCAGACCCGCAACCACACGCGTGAGGCGGCGCTCGACGAGCTGGCCGCGTCGATTGCGGCGTCGGGCGTGGTGCAGCCGATCGTGGTGCGGCGCGTGGAGGGCGGACGTTTTCAGATCATCGCCGGCGAGCGCCGCTGGCTGGCATCGGCGCGCGCAGGGAAGACGGCGATTCCGGCGATCGTGAAGCAGGTCTCGAACGAGCAGGCGCTGGAGATGACGATCATCGAAAACCTGCAACGCGAGGACCTGAACCCGATGGAGCACGCTCGCGCCTTCGAGCGGCTGAGCAACGAATTCGGCCTGACGCAGGAGGAGATGGCGCGGCGCACGGGCAAAGACCGGGCGTCGATCGGGAATTACATGCGGCTGCTGAAGCTGCCCGTTACCGTGCAGGTGGAGGTGGAGAGCGGCGCGCTCAGCTTCGGACACGCCAAGGTCCTGATGTCGGCGCCTGACGCTGAAACCATGGAGCGCCTGGCGGCGAAGGTGATCGTGGAAGGGCTTTCGGTGCGCGCGCTCGAAGAGCTGGTGTTCCGCATCGAGCATCCGGTGGAGAAGCAGAAGAAAGAACGCGCGGTGGATCCCAATGTCCGGCAGGCGGAGCGCGACATGCAGGCGTCGCTGGGGATGAAGGTGCGGATTGTTGATCGCAAAGGCCGCGGAAAGATCGTGATCGAGTACGGGTCGCTGGACGATTTCGATCGGGTGGTAACGGCGCTGGCAGGGAAGTAA
- a CDS encoding TonB-dependent receptor, translating to MQCANLRIVLAVMLLPGTAIAQARPRNNEPPRLPQSSFRVTIADENGRAVPDAIVTLTAAKAAANPAANSLRLAAHTDHSGRCLFYALPPGDYQIHVQKTGFYELDAGELRAQGTRDVDLVLAHQMEAREVVNVVESPPAIDAEQTGQETNLGTPEIVNIPYPSSRDIRNLLPFVPGVVQDPTGQVHVAGAESYQTLDLLDGFDIRSPVSGLLAMRVSADGVREVNVQSSRYSAEYGKASGGVVALNTGMGADNFRFTATNFPPSWTSKKGINFDKWVPRFTFSGPIRKGRAWFFDALDAEYDSNIVRELPDGADRAPVWRGSNLAKAQINLRPGNILTSSLLLNGYHSEGEGLSVFNPLETTLIRNQTAYLAGIKDQQYFSNGMLLEAGVAAVRFRDSFIPFGDKPYEVHPNGNSGNYFERSSGHSRRVEAFGKLYLPSFHAAGRHDFVFGLSADHIKFDQEFARRPIFVFREDGTLSRTSQFLPTAAFERNNFETGAYAQDRWSPAEHLLLELGLRFDWDQIVRRSLFSPRLASTYLLNSDTKISAGVGLYYDRTHLDFLARALTGPRLDTYFAADGTTPLGPPLKTTFSVDQAALQAPRFLNWSIGVERKLPAKVYASVEFIRKRGKDGFTFLNTNPATVLAGNYALTNDRRDHYDAVTISARKVFTGNYALFGAYTRSSARSNAVVDYTLTNPVFSPQAGGPLPWDTPNRFITWGWLPLPKLKRLDFVYSMEWRDGLPFSILNQDQRIVGTPNAARFPDFLSINPGLEWRFRFGDYQLALRGVIENVTAHSNPSVVNNDVDSPEFLTFSGFERRRVTARIRLLGKKK from the coding sequence ATGCAGTGCGCAAACCTGAGGATCGTTCTCGCCGTGATGTTGCTGCCCGGCACTGCCATCGCCCAGGCCCGGCCGCGCAACAACGAACCGCCACGGCTGCCGCAGAGTTCATTTCGCGTAACGATTGCCGATGAGAACGGCAGGGCGGTGCCCGACGCCATCGTTACCCTGACCGCGGCGAAGGCCGCGGCAAACCCCGCGGCGAATTCCTTACGCCTGGCGGCCCACACCGACCACTCCGGTCGCTGCCTGTTCTACGCCCTGCCGCCCGGCGACTACCAGATCCACGTGCAGAAGACCGGCTTCTACGAACTGGATGCCGGCGAGCTGCGCGCCCAGGGCACGCGCGATGTGGACCTCGTGCTGGCGCACCAGATGGAAGCGCGCGAAGTGGTGAACGTGGTGGAGTCGCCGCCCGCCATCGATGCGGAGCAGACCGGGCAGGAAACGAACCTTGGCACGCCCGAGATCGTCAACATTCCGTATCCCAGCTCGCGCGACATCCGCAACCTGCTCCCCTTTGTCCCCGGCGTGGTCCAGGACCCGACCGGGCAGGTGCACGTGGCCGGCGCCGAGAGCTACCAGACGCTCGATCTGCTGGATGGTTTTGACATCCGCTCGCCGGTGAGCGGGCTGCTCGCCATGCGCGTCAGCGCCGACGGCGTCCGCGAAGTCAATGTGCAGTCGAGCCGCTACTCCGCCGAGTACGGCAAGGCCAGCGGCGGCGTCGTCGCGCTGAACACCGGCATGGGCGCCGACAACTTCCGCTTCACCGCCACCAACTTCCCGCCTTCCTGGACCAGCAAGAAGGGCATCAATTTCGACAAGTGGGTGCCGCGCTTCACGTTCTCAGGCCCGATCAGGAAGGGCCGGGCGTGGTTCTTCGACGCGCTCGACGCCGAGTACGACAGCAACATCGTTCGCGAATTGCCCGACGGGGCTGACCGCGCGCCGGTCTGGCGCGGAAGCAATCTGGCAAAAGCGCAGATCAATCTAAGGCCGGGAAACATCCTCACCTCCAGCCTGCTGCTGAACGGCTACCACTCCGAAGGTGAGGGCCTCTCCGTCTTCAATCCACTCGAAACGACGCTGATCCGCAATCAGACCGCGTATCTGGCCGGCATCAAGGACCAGCAGTACTTCTCCAACGGCATGCTGCTTGAAGCCGGCGTCGCCGCCGTCCGCTTTCGCGACAGCTTCATTCCCTTCGGCGACAAGCCCTACGAGGTCCATCCGAACGGCAACTCGGGGAACTACTTCGAGCGCTCCAGCGGACACTCGCGCCGCGTGGAGGCCTTCGGCAAGCTCTACCTCCCGTCATTCCACGCGGCGGGCCGGCACGACTTCGTCTTCGGCCTCAGCGCCGATCACATCAAGTTCGACCAGGAGTTCGCGCGCCGGCCCATCTTTGTCTTCCGGGAGGACGGCACGCTGTCGCGAACGAGCCAGTTCCTGCCAACCGCCGCATTCGAGAGAAACAATTTCGAAACCGGCGCGTACGCTCAGGACCGCTGGTCGCCCGCCGAACATCTGCTGCTGGAACTCGGCCTGCGATTTGACTGGGACCAGATCGTCCGCCGCTCGCTCTTCTCCCCGCGCCTTGCCAGCACGTATCTGCTCAACAGCGACACCAAAATCTCAGCCGGCGTCGGGCTCTATTACGACCGCACCCACCTCGACTTCCTCGCCCGCGCGCTTACCGGCCCGCGCCTCGACACGTACTTCGCGGCCGACGGCACAACGCCCCTCGGGCCGCCGCTGAAAACGACGTTCAGCGTTGACCAGGCTGCGCTGCAGGCGCCGCGTTTCCTGAACTGGAGCATCGGCGTGGAGCGAAAGCTGCCGGCGAAGGTCTATGCCAGCGTCGAGTTCATCCGGAAGCGCGGCAAAGACGGCTTCACGTTCCTCAACACGAACCCCGCCACGGTGCTGGCGGGAAACTACGCGCTCACCAACGACCGCCGCGACCACTACGATGCGGTCACAATCTCGGCGCGCAAGGTTTTTACGGGAAACTACGCGCTGTTTGGCGCGTACACGCGCTCTTCGGCGCGCTCCAACGCGGTAGTGGACTACACCCTGACCAACCCGGTCTTCAGCCCGCAGGCAGGCGGCCCGCTGCCCTGGGACACACCCAACCGCTTCATCACCTGGGGATGGCTGCCGCTGCCTAAGCTGAAGCGCCTCGATTTCGTTTACTCCATGGAGTGGAGAGACGGCCTGCCTTTTTCCATCCTGAACCAGGACCAACGGATCGTGGGTACCCCCAACGCGGCGCGCTTTCCCGATTTCCTTTCCATCAATCCCGGGCTGGAGTGGCGGTTCCGCTTTGGCGACTACCAGCTCGCGCTGCGCGGCGTCATCGAGAACGTGACGGCGCACTCCAATCCGAGCGTGGTCAACAATGACGTTGACTCGCCGGAATTCCTCACCTTCAGCGGCTTCGAGCGCCGCCGCGTGACCGCCAGAATTAGGCTCCTGGGGAAGAAAAAGTAA
- a CDS encoding bleomycin resistance family protein — translation MEAKGLTPILNVSDIAASFAWFEKWGWKRCWDWGTPPSFGAVGSGKCEIFLCQGAQGGRGRGANTTTFQTEDDERGDKGVWMSVWVDDVDAAYRECTAAGIEVTFPPRDMPWNVREMHVRHPDGHVFRVSKGLEEE, via the coding sequence ATGGAAGCCAAAGGCCTGACGCCCATTCTCAACGTCTCCGATATCGCCGCCAGCTTCGCCTGGTTCGAAAAATGGGGCTGGAAAAGGTGCTGGGACTGGGGCACACCGCCAAGTTTTGGCGCGGTCGGCTCCGGCAAGTGCGAGATTTTTCTGTGCCAGGGCGCGCAGGGCGGCCGCGGCCGCGGGGCCAACACCACCACGTTCCAAACGGAAGACGACGAACGCGGCGACAAGGGGGTGTGGATGTCGGTCTGGGTGGACGACGTGGATGCGGCGTACCGTGAGTGCACTGCCGCGGGAATTGAGGTTACCTTCCCGCCCCGCGACATGCCCTGGAACGTGCGCGAAATGCACGTGCGGCATCCCGACGGGCACGTGTTCCGCGTGAGCAAGGGGCTCGAGGAGGAGTAG
- a CDS encoding DUF971 domain-containing protein, giving the protein MRPPSPAAPAPTSVKVHMTAGTGVDIVWSDGHTSHYSFQFLRDACPCALCDEERATQGRQPGQPPATPAGALPMFRQPAKPTQAEQVGKYALRFTWSDGHLHGIYSWDFLRDVCPCEECKGKRAEGLRTQS; this is encoded by the coding sequence ATGCGTCCGCCATCACCGGCAGCTCCGGCGCCCACGTCCGTGAAGGTCCACATGACGGCCGGTACAGGAGTGGACATCGTTTGGAGCGACGGCCACACCAGCCATTACAGCTTCCAGTTTTTGCGTGATGCGTGTCCCTGCGCGCTCTGCGACGAGGAGCGCGCCACCCAGGGGCGCCAGCCGGGACAGCCGCCGGCGACGCCGGCGGGCGCTCTGCCCATGTTTCGGCAGCCGGCGAAACCCACGCAGGCCGAGCAGGTCGGCAAGTACGCGCTCCGCTTCACCTGGAGCGACGGGCACCTGCACGGGATCTACTCGTGGGATTTTCTGCGGGATGTGTGCCCGTGCGAGGAGTGCAAGGGAAAAAGGGCGGAAGGTTTGCGGACGCAGAGTTAA
- a CDS encoding UvrD-helicase domain-containing protein produces the protein MPLLDQLNPQQREAVEHVSGPVLILAGAGSGKTRVITYRIAYLIEEMGVSPDAILAVTFTNKAAAEMGERVQQITGARTVAQPWISTFHSFCVRVLRRDIEALNPPGLKGAGYQKDFAIYDEGDQQSVVKAAIRRLGLDDKQLTPRAVLSKISWAKNHMLDPQELYLQSADPKNEQVAHVYEIYRQELRKANALDFDDLLLETVRLLKTAADVREKYARRFEHILVDEYQDTNRPQYELMRQLASVHHNVCAVGDEDQSIYSWRGADIRNILEFERDFPNARIVRLEQNYRSTQNILQAASAVVSNNLKRKGKNLWTSRKGGARVGFYEAPDGENEALFIADMVNAYVQKSAAERDSKHAPRAAVLYRTNSQSRLFEEAMRRYQLKYHVVGGFSFYERAEIKDMTSYLKLALNPRDDIAYKRVVNTPPRGLGKGTLETLERLALETGISLWQAMEEAIERKLLPPRALAALVSFRDLVLDARAMLGGEYAQRLVLNAAEPLRGNAEARSEPELETAADEEIQFPFGAMVKETDSGDAEALPTTSPPESEAGDQRPQTDAGPAASTAEILKFLLDRTAYIKTLEEEDTPEAWARIENLRELVNAAMDSRDRGETLAEFLDHAALVSEADQYDARAGITLMTLHAAKGLEFPLVFLAGMEEGLFPHSRTLNSPDDIEEERRLAYVGMTRAMDTLILTRARFRRRYGSDLPEASVPSRFLEEVPQQLLEDLGSPRGRGAPAIPADYRQRYGRPGYGSATAPDFGDTHYDYENEDQSRPAGGGRAPSNRGRVAAKKHAGPAYNSIENIAEFFASRGKKFKLPSVPVAEPSGKRGFRPGQKVRHPKYGEGTVYKREGEGEEAKITVQFPRFGLKKLVEKYAQLERV, from the coding sequence GTGCCCCTTCTTGACCAACTCAATCCTCAACAGCGTGAAGCGGTGGAGCACGTTTCCGGGCCGGTGCTCATCCTGGCGGGGGCGGGCAGCGGGAAGACGCGCGTCATTACGTATCGGATCGCGTACCTGATCGAGGAGATGGGCGTTTCGCCCGACGCGATCCTGGCCGTCACCTTCACCAACAAGGCCGCCGCCGAGATGGGCGAGCGGGTGCAGCAGATCACCGGCGCGCGGACGGTGGCGCAGCCGTGGATTTCGACGTTCCATTCATTCTGCGTGCGCGTGCTGCGGCGCGACATCGAAGCCCTGAATCCGCCGGGGCTCAAGGGCGCGGGCTACCAGAAAGACTTCGCCATCTACGACGAGGGCGATCAGCAAAGCGTGGTGAAGGCCGCCATCCGGCGGCTGGGGCTCGACGACAAGCAGCTCACGCCGCGCGCGGTGCTCTCGAAGATTTCTTGGGCGAAGAACCACATGCTCGATCCGCAGGAGCTCTACCTGCAGTCGGCCGATCCGAAGAACGAGCAGGTGGCGCACGTCTACGAGATTTATCGCCAGGAATTGCGCAAGGCCAACGCGCTCGATTTCGACGACCTGCTGCTGGAGACGGTGCGGCTGCTGAAGACGGCGGCCGATGTCCGCGAGAAATATGCGCGGCGGTTCGAGCACATCCTGGTGGACGAATACCAGGACACGAACCGGCCGCAGTACGAGCTGATGCGGCAGCTCGCCTCGGTGCACCACAACGTGTGCGCGGTGGGCGACGAGGACCAGAGCATCTACTCGTGGCGCGGGGCGGACATTCGCAACATTCTGGAGTTCGAGCGCGACTTCCCCAACGCGCGCATCGTGCGCCTGGAGCAGAACTATCGCTCGACGCAGAACATTCTCCAGGCGGCGAGCGCGGTGGTGAGCAACAACCTGAAGCGCAAAGGCAAGAACCTGTGGACGTCGCGCAAGGGCGGCGCGCGCGTGGGTTTTTACGAAGCGCCCGACGGCGAGAACGAGGCGCTGTTCATCGCCGACATGGTGAATGCCTACGTGCAAAAAAGCGCCGCCGAGCGCGACTCCAAGCATGCGCCGCGCGCGGCGGTGCTCTATCGCACGAACTCGCAGTCGCGATTGTTCGAAGAGGCGATGCGGCGTTACCAGCTCAAGTATCACGTCGTTGGCGGTTTCTCGTTTTACGAGCGCGCCGAGATCAAGGACATGACCAGCTATCTGAAGCTGGCGCTAAACCCGCGCGACGACATTGCCTACAAGCGCGTGGTGAACACGCCGCCGCGCGGCCTCGGCAAGGGCACGCTGGAGACGCTGGAGCGCCTGGCGCTGGAGACGGGCATCTCGCTGTGGCAGGCGATGGAAGAGGCAATCGAGCGCAAGCTGCTGCCGCCGCGCGCGCTGGCCGCGCTGGTGAGCTTTCGCGATTTGGTCCTCGACGCGCGGGCGATGCTGGGCGGTGAGTATGCGCAGCGGCTGGTGTTGAACGCTGCGGAACCATTGCGCGGAAACGCGGAGGCGCGGAGCGAACCGGAGTTAGAAACCGCAGCGGATGAGGAAATTCAGTTTCCGTTCGGGGCGATGGTGAAGGAGACAGATTCGGGTGATGCGGAGGCGCTGCCAACAACGTCTCCACCAGAGAGCGAGGCCGGCGACCAACGACCGCAGACCGACGCCGGCCCAGCGGCGTCTACAGCTGAAATTCTGAAGTTCCTGCTCGATCGCACGGCTTACATCAAGACGCTCGAAGAAGAGGACACGCCGGAAGCGTGGGCGCGCATCGAGAACCTGCGCGAGTTGGTGAACGCGGCGATGGATTCGCGCGACCGCGGCGAAACGCTGGCCGAGTTTCTCGATCATGCGGCGCTGGTGAGCGAGGCCGACCAGTACGACGCGCGCGCCGGAATCACCCTGATGACGCTGCACGCCGCCAAGGGGCTGGAGTTTCCGCTGGTGTTTCTCGCCGGCATGGAGGAGGGCCTGTTCCCGCACTCGCGAACGCTGAATTCGCCCGACGACATTGAAGAAGAGCGGCGGCTGGCATACGTCGGCATGACGCGGGCGATGGACACGCTCATCCTCACGCGCGCGCGCTTCCGGCGGCGCTACGGATCCGATCTGCCAGAGGCGAGCGTGCCGTCGCGATTCCTGGAGGAAGTTCCGCAGCAGTTGCTGGAAGACCTGGGCTCGCCGCGAGGACGCGGCGCGCCGGCGATCCCGGCGGATTACCGGCAGCGCTATGGGCGGCCGGGTTACGGATCGGCGACGGCGCCGGACTTTGGCGACACGCACTACGACTACGAGAACGAAGACCAGAGCCGCCCGGCCGGGGGCGGCCGGGCTCCATCGAACCGGGGAAGGGTCGCGGCCAAGAAGCATGCCGGCCCCGCCTACAACTCGATCGAGAACATCGCCGAGTTCTTTGCCTCGCGCGGCAAGAAGTTCAAGTTGCCCAGCGTGCCCGTGGCCGAGCCGAGCGGCAAACGCGGTTTCAGGCCGGGGCAGAAGGTGCGGCATCCCAAGTACGGCGAGGGCACGGTGTACAAGCGCGAAGGCGAAGGCGAAGAGGCGAAGATCACGGTGCAGTTCCCGCGGTTTGGGTTGAAGAAGCTGGTGGAGAAGTACGCGCAGTTGGAGCGGGTGTAG
- a CDS encoding CocE/NonD family hydrolase, with product MFSHTKLCLRICTLFLITTASLAQEPAPAPQYPNYPSETPANLVRKYDYFDYERREAMIPMRDGVKLRTVILVPKGARRAPILLTRTPYNARELTSHLESAHLGPALYGYDNATDVIVGGGYIRVVQDIRGKYGSEGDYVMNRPLHGPQNPTPVDHATDTYDTIDWLVKNVPETNGNVGVLGISYDGFLPLMALVNPHPALKVSVPMNPMVDGWMGDDWFHNGAFREQGMAYIYEQQATRDNEAKWWTSHYDMYDEFLAAGSAGELGRRHGLEQVGFWRKILEHPSYDAFWRDQAVDKILAAQPLKVPVLLVHSLWDQEDIYGAPAVYRAIKPKDTANDKVFLVMGPWHHGQEILEGSSLGAVKFESDTALWFRREVLRPFLDHFLQDGAPRMDIAPVTAFETGTNTWLRLPAWPAGCATACTVKPTPFYLGAGGKAGFAAPTQGGAAFTEYVSDPAKPVPFRSRPIDSTYASNGKGWKLWLADDQREFSGRTDVAVFTSDVLTSPLKISGMPTVNLVASTSGTDSDWIVKVIDVYPDEVAGDPQMGGYQLMISADAFRGRYRESFQTAKPIAAGEPLLYKFILPTANHVFLPGHRIMVQVQSSWFPLYDRNPQTFVPSIFWARPEDYKKATQRIYHAPGQASFVELPVVTAQ from the coding sequence ATGTTCTCCCACACGAAGCTGTGCCTTCGGATTTGTACGCTCTTCCTTATCACAACCGCGTCTCTGGCGCAGGAGCCGGCGCCGGCGCCGCAGTATCCCAACTACCCCAGCGAGACGCCCGCCAACCTGGTGCGGAAGTATGACTACTTCGACTACGAGCGCCGTGAGGCCATGATCCCCATGCGCGACGGCGTGAAGCTGCGCACGGTGATCCTCGTCCCCAAGGGCGCCAGGCGCGCGCCCATCCTGCTCACGCGCACGCCCTACAACGCGCGCGAACTCACCTCGCACCTCGAAAGCGCGCACCTGGGCCCCGCGCTCTACGGCTACGACAACGCCACCGACGTGATCGTCGGCGGCGGATACATCCGCGTGGTGCAGGACATTCGCGGCAAGTACGGCTCGGAAGGCGACTACGTGATGAACCGCCCGCTCCACGGCCCGCAGAACCCCACGCCCGTGGACCACGCCACCGACACCTACGACACCATCGACTGGCTGGTGAAGAACGTCCCGGAAACCAATGGCAACGTCGGCGTGCTCGGCATTTCCTACGACGGCTTCCTGCCGCTCATGGCGCTGGTGAATCCGCATCCCGCGCTCAAGGTGTCGGTGCCAATGAACCCGATGGTCGACGGCTGGATGGGCGACGACTGGTTCCACAACGGCGCCTTCCGCGAGCAGGGCATGGCTTACATCTACGAGCAGCAGGCCACGCGCGACAACGAAGCCAAGTGGTGGACCAGCCATTACGACATGTACGACGAGTTCCTCGCCGCAGGCTCCGCCGGCGAACTCGGCCGCCGCCACGGCCTCGAGCAGGTGGGCTTCTGGCGCAAGATCCTCGAGCATCCCAGCTACGACGCCTTCTGGCGCGACCAGGCGGTGGACAAAATCCTCGCCGCGCAGCCGCTGAAAGTGCCCGTCCTGCTCGTCCACAGCCTGTGGGACCAGGAAGACATCTACGGCGCCCCCGCCGTCTATCGCGCCATCAAGCCCAAAGATACCGCCAACGACAAGGTTTTTCTCGTCATGGGTCCGTGGCACCACGGGCAGGAAATCCTGGAAGGCAGCTCGCTCGGCGCCGTCAAATTTGAGAGCGACACCGCGCTCTGGTTCCGCCGCGAAGTCCTGCGCCCGTTCCTCGATCACTTCCTGCAAGACGGCGCGCCCCGCATGGACATTGCGCCCGTCACCGCGTTTGAAACTGGAACGAACACCTGGCTCCGCCTGCCCGCCTGGCCCGCCGGATGTGCGACTGCCTGTACGGTGAAGCCGACGCCGTTCTACCTGGGCGCCGGCGGCAAGGCCGGGTTCGCCGCTCCCACGCAGGGCGGCGCGGCGTTCACCGAATACGTCTCCGATCCCGCCAAGCCCGTTCCCTTCCGCTCGCGGCCAATCGATTCCACTTACGCCAGCAATGGCAAGGGATGGAAGCTCTGGCTCGCCGACGATCAGCGCGAGTTCTCCGGCCGCACCGACGTTGCCGTGTTCACATCCGACGTGCTCACGTCGCCGCTGAAGATCAGCGGCATGCCGACCGTGAACCTGGTCGCCTCCACCAGCGGCACCGACTCCGATTGGATCGTCAAGGTGATCGACGTCTATCCTGACGAGGTCGCCGGCGACCCGCAAATGGGCGGCTACCAGCTCATGATCTCAGCCGACGCCTTCCGCGGACGCTACCGCGAAAGCTTCCAGACCGCCAAGCCCATCGCCGCCGGCGAGCCGCTGCTCTACAAATTCATCCTGCCCACGGCGAACCACGTCTTCCTGCCCGGACATCGCATCATGGTCCAGGTGCAGTCCAGTTGGTTTCCGCTCTACGACCGCAACCCGCAAACATTCGTGCCGAGCATCTTCTGGGCCAGGCCGGAGGACTACAAGAAGGCGACGCAACGCATCTACCACGCGCCCGGGCAGGCAAGTTTCGTGGAGCTGCCGGTGGTGACGGCGCAATAA
- a CDS encoding acyltransferase, producing MTAAPAARFRNLDGLRGIAVLLVVLYHAPARPWLFEYGGWTGVDLFFVLSGFLVSGLLFREHLRYGSIHPGRFLIRRGLKIYPAFYFFLAAFVFEQVWLAHRRLPTAGMVGEALFVQSYGHSLWAHTWSLAVEEHFYFTLALGLFLASRAGRAQGFAPVAWVCVAIIVISPALRLLGTLGLFPGKDVGHMTHYRLDALSCGVLVSYMYHFRREWLECRVARAAPALPLVAVALVGLGLPYGLRNTAGLSLISFGYATLLVATLFPAAAPAGMARLAGALSSPLAWIGPYTYSIYLWHLPATRLVGRLVPGAHGWMQTVAAIAASVAVGCAAAALIEYPVLRLRDRLFPSRSGRLAVRPVQRGVTAAGH from the coding sequence ATGACAGCGGCGCCCGCCGCCCGATTTCGCAATCTCGATGGGTTGCGCGGGATCGCCGTGCTGCTGGTGGTCCTGTACCACGCGCCGGCCAGGCCATGGCTGTTCGAGTACGGCGGCTGGACAGGGGTTGACCTGTTCTTCGTCCTCAGCGGCTTTCTGGTTTCAGGGCTGCTCTTCCGCGAGCACCTACGCTACGGCAGCATCCATCCGGGGCGGTTTCTCATCCGGCGCGGATTGAAGATCTATCCGGCTTTTTACTTTTTCCTCGCAGCGTTCGTGTTCGAGCAGGTGTGGCTGGCGCACCGTCGCTTGCCAACCGCGGGAATGGTGGGTGAGGCGCTGTTCGTGCAAAGCTACGGCCACAGCCTGTGGGCGCATACGTGGTCGCTCGCCGTAGAGGAGCACTTTTACTTCACGCTGGCGCTGGGGCTCTTCCTGGCGTCGCGGGCCGGGCGCGCGCAGGGCTTTGCGCCGGTGGCCTGGGTGTGTGTGGCGATCATCGTGATTTCGCCGGCGCTGCGCCTGCTCGGCACACTTGGCCTGTTCCCCGGCAAAGATGTGGGGCACATGACCCACTACCGGCTCGACGCGCTCTCGTGCGGTGTCCTGGTTTCCTACATGTATCACTTCCGGCGCGAGTGGCTGGAATGCAGGGTTGCCCGCGCTGCCCCGGCGCTGCCGTTGGTTGCGGTGGCGCTTGTCGGACTTGGGCTGCCGTATGGCTTGCGGAACACAGCCGGACTTTCGTTGATCAGCTTTGGATACGCCACATTGCTGGTTGCAACCCTGTTTCCCGCGGCGGCGCCCGCGGGAATGGCGCGCCTGGCCGGCGCGCTGTCGTCGCCGCTGGCCTGGATCGGACCGTATACGTATTCCATCTACTTGTGGCACTTGCCGGCGACCCGGCTGGTTGGACGCCTGGTTCCCGGCGCGCACGGCTGGATGCAGACGGTGGCCGCGATCGCCGCCAGTGTGGCCGTGGGATGCGCCGCGGCGGCGCTGATCGAGTACCCCGTGCTGCGGCTGCGCGACCGCCTCTTCCCAAGCCGTTCCGGGCGCCTGGCGGTCAGACCGGTCCAGCGTGGCGTGACAGCGGCGGGACACTAG